A single window of Helicobacter pylori DNA harbors:
- the flgL gene encoding flagellar hook-associated protein FlgL, giving the protein MRVTFGSKYNQMNHYQNALQNKINDANTQIASGLKIRYGYQNSDINNQNLKFQYEENTLDQGIDVAQNAYTSTLNTDKALQEFSKTMEAFKTKLIQSANDVHSETSRAAIANDLERLREHMMNVANTSIGGEFLFGGSKVDRPPIDSNGKYHGNGEDLNALISSDNLVPYNISGQDLFLGADKDKHKLITTNIKLLNQNKLHPDVMDALEHSSLPEEVFIKPSDTLRELIGDNDKDPTNDPKEFFYLQGVRPDGSSFKEKFALSKAYQNKESASKVSDLLDKIAHAYGNTSQNKVVDVSLNNWGQIEIKNLTPGSENLDFHLISSDGDFDDLDALRSSGKRVTEYVKSAFVTDRSLSQVKAVLNMYNPKVLEIPSVFVTKDNVLANKNTKLSEIFGDSVETLKINASRLDNSSAIKIPNLPINLDIPILLDVKNSTIKDLKDAIKERFNNEVDVEIATNGRLRIIDNSSKESPISLALSTLDQKGLEVAGIPTNNASEYQKTYFNKEGAKLESNVAQTAQNGAANGSTKLSEVSKGSLENSVFNMKLNDVNGLFLEAQMILDNNGAFLSLPNGVKIPLYDPTSADIQASKPNEVTYRQLMDAMSIALNYSNTDPAIYQQISDNPTSKESKERFIELLKQAKDNLSVNLNEEGKVIIQDNMHSNTKMQFMLFDKNANDFSQNALHSDKPSLKLNANNALIIDKPSVNFFDQLENIITSVRKGIYRPDALGDTYSSDMRNLGIQNGITLIDHLSDHIEKMIAKNGAHGKAFENIIRRNEVLKTQVQSIRGETTGTDMAETYNKFSNLTNNYNAVLASTNKINNLSLTKYL; this is encoded by the coding sequence ATGCGCGTTACCTTTGGCTCAAAATACAACCAAATGAATCACTACCAAAACGCTTTACAAAATAAAATCAATGACGCTAACACGCAGATCGCTTCAGGACTAAAAATCCGTTATGGTTATCAAAACAGCGACATTAACAACCAGAATTTAAAATTCCAATACGAAGAAAACACCTTAGATCAAGGCATTGATGTGGCTCAAAACGCTTACACTTCAACGCTCAATACCGACAAAGCCTTGCAAGAATTTTCTAAAACGATGGAGGCGTTTAAAACCAAACTCATCCAATCCGCTAACGATGTGCATTCAGAAACTTCTCGTGCCGCTATCGCCAACGATTTAGAACGCTTGAGAGAGCATATGATGAATGTCGCTAACACCTCCATAGGGGGGGAATTTTTATTTGGGGGCAGTAAGGTGGATAGACCTCCCATTGATAGTAATGGGAAATACCATGGCAATGGCGAAGATTTAAACGCGCTTATTAGCTCTGATAACCTTGTGCCTTATAATATCAGCGGGCAAGATTTGTTTTTAGGCGCGGATAAAGACAAACACAAACTCATCACCACCAACATTAAATTACTCAATCAAAACAAGCTCCACCCTGATGTGATGGACGCTTTAGAGCATTCTTCATTGCCTGAAGAAGTTTTTATTAAACCTAGCGATACCTTGCGAGAACTCATCGGCGATAACGATAAAGACCCCACCAATGACCCTAAAGAGTTTTTTTATTTGCAAGGCGTTAGGCCTGATGGCTCTAGTTTTAAAGAAAAATTCGCGCTCTCTAAAGCCTACCAAAACAAAGAGAGTGCCTCTAAAGTGAGCGATTTGTTGGATAAAATCGCTCACGCTTACGGGAACACTTCGCAAAATAAAGTCGTGGATGTGAGTTTGAACAATTGGGGGCAAATTGAGATCAAAAACCTAACGCCTGGCAGTGAAAATTTGGATTTTCATTTGATTTCTAGCGATGGGGATTTTGATGATTTAGACGCCTTGCGTTCGAGCGGCAAAAGGGTTACTGAATACGTCAAAAGCGCGTTTGTAACGGATAGGAGTTTGAGCCAAGTTAAAGCGGTGCTTAACATGTATAACCCCAAGGTGCTTGAAATCCCTAGCGTGTTTGTCACTAAAGACAATGTTTTAGCCAACAAAAACACTAAATTGAGCGAGATTTTTGGCGATAGCGTGGAAACTTTAAAAATCAACGCCAGCCGTTTGGACAATTCAAGCGCTATTAAAATCCCAAACCTCCCTATTAATTTGGACATTCCCATTCTTTTAGACGTGAAAAACTCTACGATTAAAGATTTGAAAGACGCAATCAAAGAACGCTTCAATAATGAAGTGGATGTGGAAATTGCAACGAACGGGCGTTTGAGGATTATTGACAATTCTTCTAAAGAATCGCCTATTTCTTTGGCTTTAAGCACCCTAGATCAAAAAGGGCTAGAAGTGGCCGGTATCCCCACTAATAACGCGAGCGAATACCAAAAAACCTACTTCAATAAAGAAGGGGCAAAATTAGAAAGCAATGTCGCTCAAACCGCTCAAAATGGCGCGGCTAATGGCTCTACCAAACTGAGTGAAGTCTCTAAGGGGAGTTTAGAAAATAGCGTTTTTAACATGAAATTAAACGATGTGAATGGCTTATTTTTGGAAGCGCAAATGATCTTGGATAATAATGGGGCTTTTTTGAGTTTGCCTAATGGCGTTAAAATCCCGCTTTATGACCCCACAAGCGCTGATATTCAAGCGTCTAAACCCAATGAAGTCACTTACAGGCAGCTCATGGATGCGATGAGTATCGCGCTCAATTACAGCAACACTGACCCAGCCATCTACCAACAAATCAGCGATAACCCTACTTCCAAAGAAAGCAAGGAGCGCTTTATTGAATTGTTAAAACAAGCTAAAGACAACCTTTCTGTCAATTTGAATGAAGAGGGAAAAGTCATTATCCAAGATAACATGCATTCAAACACCAAAATGCAGTTCATGCTTTTTGATAAAAACGCGAATGATTTTTCTCAAAACGCCTTGCACAGCGACAAACCAAGCCTTAAATTAAACGCTAATAACGCTTTAATTATTGACAAGCCCAGCGTGAATTTTTTTGATCAATTAGAAAATATTATCACTTCTGTAAGAAAAGGGATTTATCGCCCGGACGCTTTAGGGGATACTTACTCTAGCGACATGCGTAATTTAGGCATTCAAAACGGCATCACCCTTATAGATCACTTGAGCGATCACATAGAAAAAATGATCGCTAAAAACGGCGCTCATGGCAAGGCATTTGAGAACATTATCAGGCGTAATGAAGTTTTAAAAACGCAAGTTCAAAGCATTCGTGGGGAAACGACCGGCACGGATATGGCAGAAACTTATAATAAGTTTTCCAATCTCACTAACAATTATAACGCCGTTCTGGCTTCCACGAACAAAATCAACAATTTGTCTTTAACGAAATACTTGTAA
- the rplU gene encoding 50S ribosomal protein L21: MSYAIFKHGGKQYKVVEGDIVLLDKMNKEPKALVELVEVLAVSKEGKLSCGKPFVNGAKIEAEVINEGRGKKVITFKKRRRKDSKTKRGFRRDFTRVRITKIVA; the protein is encoded by the coding sequence ATGTCATACGCAATATTCAAGCATGGCGGTAAGCAATATAAAGTCGTTGAAGGCGATATTGTTTTACTGGATAAAATGAATAAAGAGCCTAAGGCTTTAGTGGAATTAGTGGAAGTGTTAGCCGTATCCAAAGAGGGCAAACTCTCTTGTGGGAAACCCTTTGTGAATGGGGCTAAAATTGAAGCGGAAGTGATCAATGAGGGGCGCGGCAAAAAAGTCATCACTTTCAAAAAACGCCGCCGAAAAGACAGCAAAACCAAGCGTGGTTTTAGAAGAGATTTCACTCGCGTGAGAATCACTAAAATTGTAGCATAA
- the rpmA gene encoding 50S ribosomal protein L27, whose translation MAHKKGQGSTQNNRDSAGRRLGVKKFGSEFVRAGNIIVRQRGTKIHPGSNVGMGKDHTLYALIDGVVKFEHKDRSRKKVSVVSQNFGE comes from the coding sequence ATGGCACACAAGAAAGGTCAAGGGAGCACGCAGAATAACAGGGATTCTGCAGGAAGACGCTTAGGCGTGAAAAAATTTGGCTCAGAATTTGTGAGAGCAGGGAATATTATCGTGCGCCAAAGAGGCACTAAAATCCATCCCGGTAGTAATGTAGGCATGGGGAAAGACCATACCTTATACGCGCTCATAGATGGCGTTGTGAAGTTTGAGCATAAAGACAGAAGCCGCAAGAAGGTTTCTGTGGTTAGTCAAAATTTTGGGGAGTAG
- a CDS encoding ABC transporter substrate-binding protein, producing the protein MNNVFVKGLFFFLLLFGFFLKASENPNAALNPSKENISVEEQKRFGGVLVFARGADGSSMDPALVTDGESYVATGNIYDTLVQFKYGTTEIEPALATSWDISPDGLVYTFHLRKGVYFHQTKYWDKKVEFSAKDVLFSFERQMDKAKRYYSPGAKSYKYWEGMGMSHIIKSIEALDDYTIRFTLNGPEAPFLANLGMDFLSILSKDYADYLAQNNKKDELAKKPVGTGPFKFFLWNKDEKIILLKNQDYWGPKAYLDKVVVRTIPNSSTRALALRTGEIMLMTGPNLNEVEQLEKLPNIVVDKSPGLLASWLSLNTQKKYFNNPLVRLAINHAINVDDYIKVIYEGFAQKMVNPFPPTIWGYNYNIKPYEYDLKKAKELLKQAGYPNGFKTTIFTTSTRNPKGAVFIQASLAKIGIDVKIEVYEWGAYLKRTGLGEHEMAFAGWMADIADPDNFLYTLWSKQAASAIPTQNGSFYKSDAFSDLLIKAKRVSDQKEREALYLKAQEIIHKDAPYVPLAYPYSVVPHLSKVKGYKTTGVSVNRFFKVYLEK; encoded by the coding sequence ATGAATAATGTTTTTGTTAAGGGTTTGTTTTTTTTTCTTTTATTGTTTGGGTTTTTTTTGAAAGCTTCAGAAAACCCAAACGCTGCTCTTAATCCATCTAAAGAAAATATTTCTGTTGAAGAGCAAAAGCGTTTTGGAGGCGTTTTAGTTTTTGCTAGAGGCGCTGATGGATCGAGCATGGATCCGGCCTTAGTAACTGATGGCGAAAGCTATGTGGCAACGGGCAATATTTATGACACGCTCGTGCAATTCAAATACGGCACCACAGAAATTGAACCGGCCTTAGCGACAAGCTGGGACATATCCCCAGATGGTCTTGTATATACCTTTCATTTACGCAAAGGGGTTTATTTCCACCAGACGAAGTATTGGGATAAAAAAGTAGAGTTTAGCGCTAAAGACGTGCTGTTTTCGTTTGAGCGCCAAATGGATAAGGCTAAACGATACTACAGCCCGGGGGCTAAAAGCTATAAATATTGGGAAGGCATGGGCATGTCTCATATTATCAAGAGCATTGAAGCTTTAGATGACTATACCATTAGATTCACGCTTAATGGGCCAGAAGCCCCGTTTTTAGCCAATTTAGGCATGGATTTTTTGAGCATTTTGAGTAAGGATTACGCTGATTACTTGGCTCAAAATAATAAAAAAGACGAGTTGGCTAAAAAACCTGTTGGGACAGGGCCTTTCAAATTCTTTTTATGGAATAAAGATGAAAAAATCATTCTTTTAAAAAATCAGGATTATTGGGGGCCTAAAGCTTATTTGGATAAGGTGGTGGTGCGCACCATTCCTAATTCTTCCACTCGCGCTTTGGCGTTAAGAACCGGCGAAATCATGCTAATGACCGGGCCTAATCTCAATGAAGTGGAGCAGTTAGAAAAACTTCCTAATATCGTGGTGGATAAAAGCCCTGGGTTGTTGGCGAGTTGGCTTTCATTGAACACGCAAAAAAAGTATTTTAACAACCCTTTGGTGCGTTTGGCTATCAATCATGCGATTAATGTGGATGATTACATTAAGGTGATTTATGAAGGCTTTGCCCAAAAAATGGTCAATCCTTTCCCGCCCACCATATGGGGTTATAACTACAACATCAAACCCTATGAATACGATTTGAAAAAGGCTAAAGAGTTACTGAAACAAGCGGGGTATCCTAACGGCTTTAAAACCACCATTTTTACCACTTCCACTCGTAACCCAAAAGGAGCGGTGTTCATACAAGCGAGCCTGGCTAAAATTGGCATTGATGTGAAAATTGAAGTGTATGAGTGGGGGGCTTATTTGAAAAGAACGGGACTGGGCGAACATGAAATGGCGTTTGCAGGCTGGATGGCAGACATTGCGGATCCGGATAATTTCTTATACACCTTATGGAGCAAGCAAGCCGCCTCAGCTATACCCACTCAAAATGGCTCCTTTTATAAGAGCGACGCCTTTTCCGATCTGCTCATAAAAGCTAAACGGGTTTCGGATCAAAAGGAGAGGGAAGCCCTTTATTTAAAGGCTCAAGAAATTATCCATAAAGACGCACCCTATGTGCCTTTAGCCTATCCTTATTCAGTGGTGCCGCACTTGTCTAAAGTCAAAGGCTATAAGACGACTGGAGTGAGCGTGAATCGCTTCTTTAAGGTGTATTTAGAAAAATAA